A region from the Benincasa hispida cultivar B227 chromosome 12, ASM972705v1, whole genome shotgun sequence genome encodes:
- the LOC120068445 gene encoding calcium-transporting ATPase 4, plasma membrane-type-like isoform X1 — translation MSETIENYLRKNFDLESKSPSEEAQMRWRSAVSIVKNRRRRFRMVADLEKRAQAEKKRRKLQEKIRVALYVQKAALHFIDAGKRGDYKLSTEVREAGFGVEPDALASMVQTHNTKSLEHYGGVGGLARELNVSLKDGIITSEIPSRQNIYGLNRYVEKPSRGFWMFVWEALHDLTLVILLVSAVVSIGVGNATEGWPKGMYDGLGIIMSIFLVVIVTAVSDYNQSLQFKDLEKQKKNIIIQVTRDGCRQKVSIYDLVVGDIVHLSIGDQVPADGILVSGYSLSLDESSLSGESEPVNVDDNRPFLLAGTKVQDGSGKMLVASVGMRTEWGRLMVTLSEGGDDETPLQVKLNGVATIIGKIGLVFAVLTFIVLISRYFVYKALHNQIGDWSTKDASTLLNYFAIAVIIIVVAVPEGLPLAVTLSLAFAMKRLMKDRALVRHLSACETMGSATCICTDKTGTLTTNHMVVDKMWICDETRTIKNSHDETALKTSVNETVHNLLIQSIFQNTSSEVVKGKDGRNTILGTPTETALLEFGLLLGGAFGSLNDEYKIVKMEPFNSNRKKMSVLVALPGGGFRAFCKGASEIILSMCDKVLSSNGEALPLSDEKRTNISNIIDSFANDALRTLCTAYKDIEALSAPDKIPDDDFTLIAVVGIKDPVRPGVKEAVQACLAAGITVRMVTGDNINTAKAIAKECGILTEGGLAIEGPEFRNKSQDEMEKLIPKLQVMARSSPLDKHTLVGQLRKTFKEVVAVTGDGTNDAPALHEADIGLAMGIAGTEVAKENADVVIMDDNFTTIVNVARWGRAVYINIQKFVQFQLTVNVVALMLNFISACASGSAPLTAVQMLWVNLIMDTLGALALATEPPNEGLMQRKPIGRNVNIITGTMWRNIIGQSIYQITVLLILRFEGKRLLNLTGPDSNITLDTFIFNSFVFCQVFNEINSRDMEKINVFKGIFGSWVFMGVMASTVGFQIIIVEFLGTFAETVGLSLKLWVISIIIGAVSLPIAMVLKCIPVSNSKTTCHFHDGYEPLPTGPDLA, via the exons ATGAGTGAAACGATCGAGAATTACTTGAGAAAGAACTTCGACCTCGAGTCCAAAAGTCCGTCAGAGGAGGCTCAAATGCGATGGCGATCCGCCGTCTCTATTGTCAAGAATCGCCGCCGGAGGTTTCGTATGGTTGCTGATCTCGAAAAGCGAGCTCAGGCTGAGAAAAAACGCAGGAAACTCCAG GAAAAGATACGAGTAGCTCTATACGTACAAAAAGCAGCATTGCATTTCATTGATG CCGGGAAGCGAGGTGACTACAAGCTCTCCACAGAAGTTAGGGAAGCTGGTTTTGGAGTTGAACCTGATGCATTAGCATCCATGGTTCAAACCCACAACACCAAGAGTTTGGAACATTACGGGGGCGTTGGGGGATTGGCAAGAGAATTAAACGTTTCACTGAAAGATGGAATTATTACAAGTGAAATACCTTCAAGGCAGAACATATACGGCCTCAACCGTTATGTTGAGAAGCCTTCAAGAGGCTTTTGGATGTTTGTATGGGAAGCCCTGCATGATTTGACTCTTGTCATTCTTTTGGTTTCTGCTGTGGTTTCCATTGGCGTTGGAAATGCAACTGAAGGTTGGCCTAAAGGCATGTACGATGGACTTGGAATAATAATGAGTATTTTTTTGGTCGTGATAGTAACGGCAGTCAGTGACTATAATCAGTCCTTGCAATTTAAAGACTTGGAAAAGCAGAAGAAAAACATTATCATTCAAGTTACTCGAGATGGATGCAGACAGAAGGTTTCTATTTACGACTTGGTGGTTGGAGATATTGTTCATTTGTCTATTGGAGATCAAGTCCCTGCTGATGGCATTTTGGTGTCAGGCTACAGCTTATCACTTGATGAATCGAGCTTATCAGGTGAAAGTGAACCTGTAAATGTAGATGATAATAGGCCTTTTCTTCTAGCAGGGACCAAAGTGCAGGATGGATCTGGTAAAATGCTTGTTGCCTCGGTTGGCATGAGAACTGAATGGGGAAGATTGATGGTCACTTTGAGTGAAGGAGGAGATGACGAAACACCACTTCAGGTAAAGCTTAATGGGGTTGCAACAATCATTGGAAAGATCGGCTTGGTATTCGCCGTGTTAACATTCATAGTTCTGATCTCAAGGTATTTTGTGTATAAAGCATTACACAATCAGATTGGGGACTGGTCCACTAAAGATGCATCAACGCTTCTGAATTACTTTGCCATTGCAGTGATTATAATTGTTGTTGCAGTTCCAGAAGGATTGCCTCTGGCCGTGACGCTAAGTCTTGCCTTTGCCATGAAAAGGTTAATGAAGGATAGGGCACTTGTGAGGCATCTCTCTGCTTGTGAGACTATGGGGTCTGCAACCTGCATTTGCACTGATAAAACAGGCACATTGACAACAAACCATATGGTCGTTGACAAAATGTGGATCTGTGACGAAACGAGGACAATAAAAAATTCCCATGACGAAACTGCTTTGAAAACCTCTGTAAATGAAACGGTACACAATCTCCTTATACaatctatatttcaaaataccAGCTCAGAGGTGGTAAAAGGCAAAGACGGGAGAAACACCATTTTAGGCACTCCAACTGAGACTGCATTGCTAGAATTTGGCTTGCTTTTGGGTGGTGCTTTTGGTTCATTGAATGATGAGTATAAGATCGTCAAAATGGAGCCATTCAATTCAAATAGAAAGAAAATGTCTGTTCTTGTGGCTCTTCCAGGTGGTGGCTTTCGCGCATTTTGCAAGGGAGCATCAGAAATCATTTTATCTATGTGTGACAAGGTTCTCAGTTCTAATGGAGAAGCATTGCCTCTTTCAGacgaaaaaagaacaaacatctcgaatatcattgatagctttgCCAACGATGCTCTTAGAACTCTATGCACCGCTTACAAGGATATAGAAGCTTTGTCAGCACCAGACAAAATTCCAGATGATGATTTTACTTTAATAGCTGTTGTTGGCATTAAAGATCCTGTACGTCCAGGCGTAAAGGAGGCAGTTCAAGCTTGTTTGGCTGCTGGAATAACTGTAAGGATGGTAACTGGGGATAACATCAATACGGCTAAAGCCATAGCCAAAGAGTGTGGCATTTTGACAGAAGGTGGTTTAGCAATAGAAGGGCCAGAGTTCCGCAACAAGAGCCAAGATGAAATGGAGAAGTTAATACCAAAACTCCAG GTGATGGCTCGGTCATCTCCTCTTGACAAGCATACGTTGGTAGGACAGTTAAGGAAAACGTTCAAAGAAGTGGTGGCTGTCACAGGTGATGGGACTAATGATGCACCTGCTTTGCATGAGGCAGACATTGGATTGGCCATGGGTATTGCTGGAACAGAG GTTGCAAAAGAAAATGCGGACGTAGTCATAATGGATGATAATTTCACAACCATTGTTAATGTTGCGAGATGGGGACGTGCAGTCTACATCAACATTCAGAAGTTCGTTCAGTTTCAGCTTACAGTCAACGTTGTCGCTCTCATGCTCAATTTTATATCTGCATGCGCTTCAG GGTCTGCTCCTCTAACGGCTGTTCAAATGCTATGGGTGAACTTGATAATGGACACACTGGGAGCTCTAGCTTTAGCCACAGAGCCTCCCAACGAGGGGTTGATGCAAAGAAAACCAATTGGGAGAAACGTTAATATCATCACTGGGACTATGTGGAGGAACATCATCGGTCAGAGCATCTATCAAATCACAGTCTTATTAATCCTCAGATTTGAAGGAAAACGCCTCCTGAATCTCACTGGTCCTGATTCAAACATCACTCTCGACACATTCATTTTCAACTCCTTCGTCTTTTGCCAG GTGTTCAATGAAATAAACAGCCGTGACATGGAGAAGATAAACGTATTCAAAGGGATATTTGGGAGTTGGGTATTCATGGGAGTGATGGCATCGACAGTAGGATTCCAAATCATAATAGTGGAATTTCTTGGGACATTCGCAGAAACAGTGGGATTAAGCTTGAAATTATGGGTAATTAGCATTATAATTGGAGCTGTGAGTTTGCCAATAGCAATGGTCTTGAAATGCATTCCTGTTTCAAACTCCAAAACTACATGCCACTTCCACGATGGTTATGAGCCACTTCCCACTGGTCCTGACTTGGCTTGA
- the LOC120068445 gene encoding calcium-transporting ATPase 4, plasma membrane-type-like isoform X2 — MVQTHNTKSLEHYGGVGGLARELNVSLKDGIITSEIPSRQNIYGLNRYVEKPSRGFWMFVWEALHDLTLVILLVSAVVSIGVGNATEGWPKGMYDGLGIIMSIFLVVIVTAVSDYNQSLQFKDLEKQKKNIIIQVTRDGCRQKVSIYDLVVGDIVHLSIGDQVPADGILVSGYSLSLDESSLSGESEPVNVDDNRPFLLAGTKVQDGSGKMLVASVGMRTEWGRLMVTLSEGGDDETPLQVKLNGVATIIGKIGLVFAVLTFIVLISRYFVYKALHNQIGDWSTKDASTLLNYFAIAVIIIVVAVPEGLPLAVTLSLAFAMKRLMKDRALVRHLSACETMGSATCICTDKTGTLTTNHMVVDKMWICDETRTIKNSHDETALKTSVNETVHNLLIQSIFQNTSSEVVKGKDGRNTILGTPTETALLEFGLLLGGAFGSLNDEYKIVKMEPFNSNRKKMSVLVALPGGGFRAFCKGASEIILSMCDKVLSSNGEALPLSDEKRTNISNIIDSFANDALRTLCTAYKDIEALSAPDKIPDDDFTLIAVVGIKDPVRPGVKEAVQACLAAGITVRMVTGDNINTAKAIAKECGILTEGGLAIEGPEFRNKSQDEMEKLIPKLQVMARSSPLDKHTLVGQLRKTFKEVVAVTGDGTNDAPALHEADIGLAMGIAGTEVAKENADVVIMDDNFTTIVNVARWGRAVYINIQKFVQFQLTVNVVALMLNFISACASGSAPLTAVQMLWVNLIMDTLGALALATEPPNEGLMQRKPIGRNVNIITGTMWRNIIGQSIYQITVLLILRFEGKRLLNLTGPDSNITLDTFIFNSFVFCQVFNEINSRDMEKINVFKGIFGSWVFMGVMASTVGFQIIIVEFLGTFAETVGLSLKLWVISIIIGAVSLPIAMVLKCIPVSNSKTTCHFHDGYEPLPTGPDLA, encoded by the exons ATGGTTCAAACCCACAACACCAAGAGTTTGGAACATTACGGGGGCGTTGGGGGATTGGCAAGAGAATTAAACGTTTCACTGAAAGATGGAATTATTACAAGTGAAATACCTTCAAGGCAGAACATATACGGCCTCAACCGTTATGTTGAGAAGCCTTCAAGAGGCTTTTGGATGTTTGTATGGGAAGCCCTGCATGATTTGACTCTTGTCATTCTTTTGGTTTCTGCTGTGGTTTCCATTGGCGTTGGAAATGCAACTGAAGGTTGGCCTAAAGGCATGTACGATGGACTTGGAATAATAATGAGTATTTTTTTGGTCGTGATAGTAACGGCAGTCAGTGACTATAATCAGTCCTTGCAATTTAAAGACTTGGAAAAGCAGAAGAAAAACATTATCATTCAAGTTACTCGAGATGGATGCAGACAGAAGGTTTCTATTTACGACTTGGTGGTTGGAGATATTGTTCATTTGTCTATTGGAGATCAAGTCCCTGCTGATGGCATTTTGGTGTCAGGCTACAGCTTATCACTTGATGAATCGAGCTTATCAGGTGAAAGTGAACCTGTAAATGTAGATGATAATAGGCCTTTTCTTCTAGCAGGGACCAAAGTGCAGGATGGATCTGGTAAAATGCTTGTTGCCTCGGTTGGCATGAGAACTGAATGGGGAAGATTGATGGTCACTTTGAGTGAAGGAGGAGATGACGAAACACCACTTCAGGTAAAGCTTAATGGGGTTGCAACAATCATTGGAAAGATCGGCTTGGTATTCGCCGTGTTAACATTCATAGTTCTGATCTCAAGGTATTTTGTGTATAAAGCATTACACAATCAGATTGGGGACTGGTCCACTAAAGATGCATCAACGCTTCTGAATTACTTTGCCATTGCAGTGATTATAATTGTTGTTGCAGTTCCAGAAGGATTGCCTCTGGCCGTGACGCTAAGTCTTGCCTTTGCCATGAAAAGGTTAATGAAGGATAGGGCACTTGTGAGGCATCTCTCTGCTTGTGAGACTATGGGGTCTGCAACCTGCATTTGCACTGATAAAACAGGCACATTGACAACAAACCATATGGTCGTTGACAAAATGTGGATCTGTGACGAAACGAGGACAATAAAAAATTCCCATGACGAAACTGCTTTGAAAACCTCTGTAAATGAAACGGTACACAATCTCCTTATACaatctatatttcaaaataccAGCTCAGAGGTGGTAAAAGGCAAAGACGGGAGAAACACCATTTTAGGCACTCCAACTGAGACTGCATTGCTAGAATTTGGCTTGCTTTTGGGTGGTGCTTTTGGTTCATTGAATGATGAGTATAAGATCGTCAAAATGGAGCCATTCAATTCAAATAGAAAGAAAATGTCTGTTCTTGTGGCTCTTCCAGGTGGTGGCTTTCGCGCATTTTGCAAGGGAGCATCAGAAATCATTTTATCTATGTGTGACAAGGTTCTCAGTTCTAATGGAGAAGCATTGCCTCTTTCAGacgaaaaaagaacaaacatctcgaatatcattgatagctttgCCAACGATGCTCTTAGAACTCTATGCACCGCTTACAAGGATATAGAAGCTTTGTCAGCACCAGACAAAATTCCAGATGATGATTTTACTTTAATAGCTGTTGTTGGCATTAAAGATCCTGTACGTCCAGGCGTAAAGGAGGCAGTTCAAGCTTGTTTGGCTGCTGGAATAACTGTAAGGATGGTAACTGGGGATAACATCAATACGGCTAAAGCCATAGCCAAAGAGTGTGGCATTTTGACAGAAGGTGGTTTAGCAATAGAAGGGCCAGAGTTCCGCAACAAGAGCCAAGATGAAATGGAGAAGTTAATACCAAAACTCCAG GTGATGGCTCGGTCATCTCCTCTTGACAAGCATACGTTGGTAGGACAGTTAAGGAAAACGTTCAAAGAAGTGGTGGCTGTCACAGGTGATGGGACTAATGATGCACCTGCTTTGCATGAGGCAGACATTGGATTGGCCATGGGTATTGCTGGAACAGAG GTTGCAAAAGAAAATGCGGACGTAGTCATAATGGATGATAATTTCACAACCATTGTTAATGTTGCGAGATGGGGACGTGCAGTCTACATCAACATTCAGAAGTTCGTTCAGTTTCAGCTTACAGTCAACGTTGTCGCTCTCATGCTCAATTTTATATCTGCATGCGCTTCAG GGTCTGCTCCTCTAACGGCTGTTCAAATGCTATGGGTGAACTTGATAATGGACACACTGGGAGCTCTAGCTTTAGCCACAGAGCCTCCCAACGAGGGGTTGATGCAAAGAAAACCAATTGGGAGAAACGTTAATATCATCACTGGGACTATGTGGAGGAACATCATCGGTCAGAGCATCTATCAAATCACAGTCTTATTAATCCTCAGATTTGAAGGAAAACGCCTCCTGAATCTCACTGGTCCTGATTCAAACATCACTCTCGACACATTCATTTTCAACTCCTTCGTCTTTTGCCAG GTGTTCAATGAAATAAACAGCCGTGACATGGAGAAGATAAACGTATTCAAAGGGATATTTGGGAGTTGGGTATTCATGGGAGTGATGGCATCGACAGTAGGATTCCAAATCATAATAGTGGAATTTCTTGGGACATTCGCAGAAACAGTGGGATTAAGCTTGAAATTATGGGTAATTAGCATTATAATTGGAGCTGTGAGTTTGCCAATAGCAATGGTCTTGAAATGCATTCCTGTTTCAAACTCCAAAACTACATGCCACTTCCACGATGGTTATGAGCCACTTCCCACTGGTCCTGACTTGGCTTGA